One part of the Lotus japonicus ecotype B-129 chromosome 2, LjGifu_v1.2 genome encodes these proteins:
- the LOC130738867 gene encoding cysteine-rich receptor-like protein kinase 43, protein MRFLSWLCPCLDKRRGAADEEEGDTIDGDDSFNLIFGLHTLQLATNFFSDLNQLGHGGFGPVFKGLMPNGQEVAVKKLSLDSRQGVKEFTNEVKLLLRLQHKNLVMLLGCCVEGPEKMLVYEYLPNKSLDHFLFDKKRSLDWATRFRIITGVARGLLYLHEEAPERIIHRDIKASNILLDEKLSPKIADFGLARLFPGEDTHLQTFKISGTHGYMAPEYAMRGYLSVKADVFSFGILVLEIVSGRKNHDVKLGSEKADLLNYAWMLFQAGKIMDTIDPTLIKKYNGDEAAMCIQLGLLCCQASISERPDMNSVHLMLSSDSFTLPKPGKPGIQGRVGHWTTTTTSAFSNTNASTATRVSGGSSYVEDYSRNSISTSSFDEGR, encoded by the exons ATGAGGTTTCTGTCATGGTTGTGCCCCTGCTTGGATAAGAGGAGAGGCGcggctgatgaagaagaaggtgatacCATTGATGGAGATGACTCTTTCAACCTCATCTTCGGCCTCCACACTCTCCAGCTCGCCACCAATTTCTTCTCTGATCTCAACCAGCTTGGCCATGGAGGGTTTGGTCCAGTTTTCAAG GGATTGATGCCAAATGGTCAAGAAGTGGCTGTTAAGAAGCTGTCATTGGATTCTAGACAAGGAGTTAAAGAATTTACCAATGAAGTCAAGCTACTACTCAGACTTCAGCACAAGAACTTGGTTATGTTACTGGGTTGCTGTGTAGAAGGACCTGAAAAGATGCTTGTCTATGAGTATCTCCCAAACAAAAGCCTTGACCACTTTCTATTTG ATAAAAAGAGGTCATTGGACTGGGCAACACGATTCAGAATTATAACAGGTGTGGCAAGAGGACTTCTCTACCTGCATGAAGAGGCTCCGGAAAGAATAATTCATAGAGACATTAAAGCTAGTAACATATTGCTGGATGAGAAATTAAGTCCGAAAATTGCAGACTTTGGCTTGGCTAGGCTGTTTCCTGGGGAGGACACTCATTTGCAGACATTTAAGATTTCTGGTACACA CGGCTACATGGCTCCTGAGTATGCGATGCGTGGATATCTGTCTGTAAAGGcagatgttttcagttttggaattctgGTGTTGGAAATAGTTAGTGGGAGAAAAAACCATGACGTGAAGCTTGGTTCAGAAAAGGCAGACCTCTTGAACTAT GCATGGATGCTTTTTCAAGCTGGGAAGATTATGGATACAATTGACCCAACCCTTATTAAAAAATACAATGGTGATGAGGCAGCAATGTGCATTCAGCTGGGTCTGTTGTGCTGTCAAGCGAGTATAAGCGAGAGACCTGACATGAACTCTGTTCATCTCATGCTTTCAAGTGATTCCTTCACCTTGCCAAAACCAGGTAAACCAGGAATTCAAGGTCGTGTAGGACATTGGACTACAACTACCACTTCTGCATTTTCCAATACTAATGCTAGTACTGCAACCCGGGTCTCAGGAGGTAGTAGCTATGTAGAGGATTACTCGAGAAACTCTATTTCTACTTCTTCTTTTGATGAAGGCAGATGA
- the LOC130738868 gene encoding 40S ribosomal protein S7-like: MFTSRKKIHKDKDVEPTEFEETVGQALFDLENTNHELKSELKDLYINSAVQIDVSGNRKAVVIHIPYRLRKGFRKIHLKLVRELEKKFSGKDVILIATRRIVRPPKKGSAAQRPRSRTLTAVHEAMLEDVVLPAEIVGKRVRYRVDGTKIMKVFLDPKERNNTEYKLETFAAVYRKFSGKDVVFEYPNTEA; encoded by the exons ATGTTTACATCTAGGAAGAAAATCCACAAGGATAAGGATGTCGAGCCAACTGAGTTTGAGGAAACAGTTGGACag GCATTGTTTGATCTGGAAAACACTAACCATGAGCTGAAAAGTGAGCTGAAAGATTTATACATTAATTCAGCAGT CCAAATTGATGTTTCTGGCAACCGCAAGGCTGTGGTTATCCATATCCCCTACAGATTAAGGAAAGGCTTCCGGAAGATTCATCTCAAGCTTGTTAGGGAGCTTGAGAAGAAATTTAGCGGCAAG GATGTGATCCTGATTGCCACCCGGAGGATAGTGAGGCCACCAAAGAAAGGTTCTGCTGCTCAGCGTCCTCGCAGCCGCACACTCACAGCTGTGCATGAGGCAATGTTGGAGGATGTTGTGTTGCCTGCTGAGATTGTTGGGAAGCGTGTTAGGTACCGAGTTGATGGAACCAAGATTATGAAG GTGTTTTTGGACCCCAAGGAGCGAAACAACACTGAATACAAGCTGGAGACTTTTGCTGCGGTATACAGGAAATTTTCGGGCAAAGATGTTGTGTTTGAGTATCCTAATACCGAGGCTTAG
- the LOC130738869 gene encoding disease resistance-like protein DSC1: protein MTGLGCLVASSSSAPKSKHDVFLSFRGADTRCTFTSHLYAALCRNQIQTFIDDKEINRGDTLSPTLLSAIETSKIAITIFSQNYASSKWCLDELQKIIECKERKQLVVIPVFYHIDPSDVRHQRGSYEDAFTKHEEHFRDNLIKVNKWRTALRTAANSAGWDSSNTRLESELVENIVEDILQKLGRMSPHVSEGLVGIARHIACVESLLCSGSTDVRIVGIWGMGGVGKTTIADALCAKLSSQYQGCYSVANVREEWKNHGEVNLRNKLLSGILGIQNLHVSNPTMSSTFIVERLQHKKVLVVLDDVSDSKQIEYLVGEKYWFGPGSRIIVTTRYKDVFDQGVGVYQVMEMNFDEALKLFSLNAFQQDHPTREYIHLSERAVEYAKGIPLALKILGSYLRSKRPEEWESALEKLKKIPKAEIYDALRLSYDGLDHEEQDIFLDIACCLKGETKSRITRVLDGCGFYTDIGMRSLQDKSLITVSKDNTVQMHDLIQEMGWQIVREESMKQPGKRSRLWDPKEIYDVLKNNRGTDNIESIALDTSQIKEVTISPQAFHRMYKLRLLNFHMPSWEKRSNVLISRGLECMPDELTYLRWDCFPLKSLPPSFCAEKLVELNLKHSLVEELWDGVQDLANLKSLYLSGCNRLIELPDFSMAQKLEEVHLDDCTSLLKVPSSILSLDNLFALNLRGCKQLRYIQSEKQSRSLQWFTLRGCSRLVKYAFCSEKLKYLSLDGTGIEELPSLVGQVKDSSSISHDHCERLQNLPNTIYEIGLDSSTQLLDCPKLEKLPPTFDSSFSMTTLYLDNCSNLSRLPDNLGIFSTLNKLSLRGSNIENLPNSIKHLSQLRALNLSNSRRLRSLPELPFLLQDLNASNCVSLETVSNLGITVLRDSFGRLKKFSLLRQIQEEEKMSIRQGNYLGRFEFYNCINLGLIARKTLMEEALIRIQLAAYLSSMIEECWDPYCQTDELSKVVTPEDVQYISRPVYTNFPGNEVPDWFMHKGTDNSIITFKLSAWWHRYFNFLGFGFCLVLGPSCSNREKKHHIGFVAGCRCYFGGKFAGTSIIKSSCSDAKSDQVWLWYDRLLTEEKTRKINRHGVEVSFDFFVRPHSLGVVKQCGIRPLYAPFRWDLNSDLGHMIPHHVQEGLVGISRHIAHVESLLCAASTDDVCIVGIWGMSGIGKTTISHALCAKLSSQYEGCYIIADVKEGWEDHAMSSTFIVERLQGKKLLVVLDDVTDSKQIEYLVGGKYWFGPGSRIIVTTRYKDVFDQGVGVYQVMEMNFDEALKLFSLNAFQQDHPTREYVHLSERAVEYAKGIPLALKILGSYLHSKRPEEWESALEKL, encoded by the exons ATGACTGGACTTGGTTGCTTGGTGGCTTCTTCCTCATCTGCTCCGAAATCAAAGCATGATGTTTTTCTCAGCTTTAGAGGAGCAGATACACGCTGCACATTTACAAGCCATCTCTATGCTGCATTGTGTCGGAATCAAATCCAGACGTTCATTGACGACAAGGAAATTAACAGAGGAGACACACTGTCACCGACACTCCTTTCAGCTATTGAAACCTCAAAGATTGCAATAACAATCTTCTCTCAGAATTATGCTTCTTCTAAGTGGTGTTTGGATGAACTCCAGAAGATTATTGAATGTAAGGAGAGGAAACAACTTGTTGTGATACCTGTTTTCTATCACATTGATCCATCAGATGTGAGACACCAGAGGGGAAGTTATGAAGATGCATTTACCAAACATGAGGAGCATTTCAGGGACAATCTAATCAAGGTAAATAAGTGGAGAACTGCTCTGCGTACAGCAGCCAACTCAGCAGGATGGGATTCCTCAAATACCAG ACTGGAGTCCGAACTAGTTGAAAATATTGTTGAAGATATATTACAGAAGTTGGGTCGTATGAGCCCACATGTTTCAGAGGGGCTTGTTGGAATTGCTAGACACATTGCATGCGTGGAATCATTGTTGTGTTCAGGGTCAACTGATGTACGTATTGTTGGAATATGGGGTATGGGTGGCGTAGGTAAGACAACCATTGCAGATGCTCTGTGTGCAAAACTCTCTTCTCAATACCAGGGATGCTACTCCGTTGCCAATGTGAGGGAAGAATGGAAAAACCATGGAGAAGTTAATTTACGGAATAAACTTCTGTCTGGAATATTGGGGATCCAAAATTTACATGTTAGCAACCCTACTATGAGTTCCACGTTTATTGTAGAAAGGCTTCAACACAAAAAGGTCCTTGTTGTTCTTGATGATGTGAGCGATTCAAAACAAATAGAATATCTTGTTGGAGAGAAATATTGGTTTGGACCTGGGAGTAGAATCATAGTGACAACCAGATATAAAGATGTGTTTGACCAAGGGGTTGGAGTATACCAGGTGATGGAAATGAATTTTGATGAAGCACTAAAGCTTTTTAGCTTGAATGCATTTCAACAAGACCATCCAACGAGGGAATACATACACTTGTCAGAGAGGGCAGTAGAATATGCCAAGGGCATTCCTTTAGCTCTTAAAATTCTCGGTTCATATCTTCGTTCTAAACGACCTGAAGAATGGGAAAGTGCTTTGGaaaaactgaagaaaattcCCAAAGCTGAAATTTATGATGCGTTAAGATTGAGTTATGACGGTTTAGACCATGAAGAGCAGGATATATTCTTAGATATTGCATGCTGTTTGAAAGGAGAGACAAAAAGCCGGATCACAAGAGTATTGGATGGATGTGGCTTTTATACAGATATTGGGATGAGAAGCCTTCAAGATAAGTCTCTTATAACTGTTTCTAAAGACAACACCGTACAAATGCATGATTTGATACAAGAAATGGGTTGGCAAATTGTTCGTGAAGAATCTATGAAGCAGCCTGGAAAACGAAGTCGGTTGTGGGATCCTAAAGAAATTTATGATGTTCTCAAGAATAACAGG GGAACTGACAATATTGAAAGTATAGCGTTGGACACATCTCAAATCAAAGAAGTGACAATAAGCCCTCAAGCTTTTCACAGAATGTACAAGCTAAGGCTTTTGAATTTTCATATGCCCTCATGGGAAAAGAGAAGCAATGTGCTTATTTCTAGAGGTCTTGAATGTATGCCTGATGAATTAACTTACCTCCGATGGGACTGCTTTCCATTGAAATCCCTGCCACCATCGTTTTGTGCAGAGAAGCTTGTTGAACTTAATCTAAAACATAGCCTCGTTGAAGAACTTTGGGATGGAGTGCAG GATCTTGCGAATTTGAAGTCATTATACCTTAGTGGTTGCAACCGCTTGATTGAGCTCCCAGATTTCTCTATGGCCCAAAAACTTGAAGAAGTACATCTTGATGACTGTACAAGTTTGTTGAAGGTTCCTTCATCCATTTTGTCACTTGATAATCTGTTTGCACTCAACCTGAGAGGCTGTAAACAGCTTCGTTACATTCAAAGTGAGAAGCAATCTAGATCTCTTCAATGGTTTACTCTGAGAGGGTGCTCAAGACTTGTAAAGTACGCATTTTGTTCAGAAAAACTGAAGTACCTGAGTTTAGATGGCACGGGAATTGAAGAACTGCCTTCATTAGTTGGACAGGTCAAGGACTCCTCAAGCATCTCTCATGATCATTGTGAAAGACTTCAAAATCTTCCAAATACCATCTATGAGATTGGTTTAGATTCTTCCACTCAGCTTCTTGACTGCCCAAAACTTGAGAAATTACCTCCAACATTTGACTCCTCATTTTCCATGACAACTCTTTATCTCGATAATTGCTCAAATCTGTCACGACTCCCTGACAACCTTGGCATCTTTTCTACACTAAATAAACTTTCATTAAGAGGAAGCAATATTGAGAACTTGCCCAACAGCATAAAACATCTTTCACAGCTGAGGGCCCTAAATTTAAGCAACTCGAGGAGGCTTCGCTCCTTGCCAGAGCTCCCATTTTTGCTACAAGACTTGAATGCAAGTAATTGTGTCTCCCTAGAAACAGTATCAAATTTAGGGATCACAGTGTTGAGAGATTCCTTTGGCAGATTGAAGAAGTTCTCTTTGCTTAGACAgattcaagaagaagaaaagatgtCCATTCGTCAAGGTAATTACTTGGGAAGATTTGAGTTTTATAACTGCATAAACTTGGGCCTGATTGCACGCAAGACTCTTATGGAGGAAGCGCTCATTAGAATTCAGCTAGCCGCTTACCTGTCGTCAATGATTGAAGAGTGTTGGGATCCTTATTGTCAAACTGATGAACTTTCTAAGGTCGTTACCCCTGAAGATGTTCAATATATTTCTCGTCCAGTTTATACTAATTTTCCTGGAAATGAAGTGCCAGATTGGTTTATGCATAAAGGAACTGACAACTCAATCATAACCTTTAAACTTTCTGCATGGTGGCATCGTTATTTCAATTTCTTGGGCTTTGGTTTCTGCCTTGTATTAGGACCATCTTGCTCAAATAGGGAGAAAAAACATCATATTGGATTCGTGGCAGGGTGTAGATGCTACTTTGGTGGCAAATTTGCTGGAACTTCCATTATAAAGTCTTCTTGCAGTGATGCTAAATCAGATCAGGTGTGGCTTTGGTACGACAGATTGCTAACAGAAGAAAAAACACGCAAAATCAATCGACATGGTGTGGAGGTCTCCTTTGATTTTTTTGTTAGGCCTCATAGTTTAGGCGTTGTGAAACAGTGTGGGATTCGACCGTTGTATGCTCCGTTTCGTTGGGATTTAAATTCCGATTTGGGTCATATGATCCCACATCATGTTCAAGAGGGGCTTGTTGGAATTTCTCGACACATTGCACACGTGGAATCATTGTTGTGTGCTGCGTCAACTGATGATGTCTGTATTGTTGGAATTTGGGGTATGAGTGGCATAGGTAAGACAACCATTTCACATGCTTTATGTGCAAAACTCTCTTCCCAATATGAGGGATGCTACATCATTGCCGATGTGAAGGAAGGATGGGAAGATCATGCTATGAGTTCCACTTTTATTGTGGAAAGGCTTCAAGGGAAAAAGCTCCTCGTTGTTCTTGATGATGTGACTGATTCAAAACAAATAGAATATCTTGTAGGTGGGAAATATTGGTTTGGACCTGGCAGTAGAATCATAGTGACAACCAGATATAAAGATGTGTTTGACCAAGGGGTTGGAGTATACCAGGTGATGGAAATGAATTTTGATGAAGCACTAAAGCTTTTTAGCTTGAATGCATTTCAACAAGACCATCCAACGAGGGAATACGTACACTTGTCAGAGAGGGCAGTAGAATATGCCAAGGGCATTCCTTTAGCTCTTAAAATTCTCGGTTCATATCTTCATTCTAAACGACCTGAAGAATGGGAAAGTGCTTTGGAAAAACTGTAG
- the LOC130735557 gene encoding uncharacterized protein LOC130735557, whose product MDPNNYHFNTQNSSNQIPNNYQHPNQFPNNYQHPNQFPNNQISNNYQHPNQFPNYQNPNIYQHPNQISNYQNHNNFQDPTQFLNQRPHPHHGSMFRYPSPTPSSNDGAPEFPEFSTQMNLTGMTAGNEATPNEEDSTPTSRRSHLPAWNTDQNKVLISGWLKYGTNSVVGRNQKGETFWGQIAEYCNQHCSFNPPRDGNACRNRYNYMSKQINKWIGAYEGAKRMQRSGWSENDILTQAQELYADGKKGQFNLMAEWEALRDQPRYSSQAGGSRRNIILEGSAPRGRKYFSRDHAGANQRLIDDYFANEPTYDDGIFRRRYRMQKHLFLRIVADLSSSDSYFTQRVDAAKKEGISPLAKCTTAMRMLAYGVAADAVDEYIKIGETTALECVRRFCKGIIRLYEQEYMRAPTQEDLQRILQVSEMRGFPGMIGSIDCMHWEWKNCPKAWEGQFARGDKGTTTVILEAVASPDLWIWHAFFGCPGTLNDINVLDRSPVFDELEQGNAPRVNFIVNQRPYNMAYYLADGIYPSYPTFVKSIRLPQTEPDKCFAKHQEGCRKDIERAFGVLQARFKIIREPARFWDITDLGIIMRSCIILHNMIVEDERDTYAQRWTDFEQAEGSGSSTPQPYSTEVLPAFADHVRARSEFRDPNVHHQLQADLVKHIWAKFGMYDD is encoded by the exons atggatcccaacaactaccatttcaacacccagaattcttctaaccaaattcccaacaattatcaacatccaaatcagtttcccaacaattatcaacatccaaatcagtttcccaacaaccaaatttccaacaattatcaacatccaaatcagtttcccaactaccaaaatcccaacatttatcaacatccaaatcaaatttccaactaccaaaatcacaacaattttcaagatccaactcaatttctcaaccaacgtcctcatccccatcatggATCTATGTTCAGATATCCATCTCCAACACCGTCGTCTAATGATGGTGCACCTGAATTTCCCGAGTTTTCAACACAAATGAATCTTACTGGCATGACAGCTGGTAATGAAGCCACTCCAAATGAAGAGGATTCAACTCCTACGAGCAGGAGAAGTCACTTACCAGCATGGAACACTGATCAAAATAAGgtgttaattagtgggtggcttaaatatggaacaaacagtgttgtcgggagaaaccaaaaaggagaaacattttggggtcaaattgctgagtattgtaatcaaCATTGCTCATTCAATCCTCCGCGGGATGGAAATGCATGCCGAAACCGTTATAATTATATGAgcaagcaaataaataaatggattggcgcttatgaagGCGCTAAGCGTATGcaacgaagcggttggtcggagaatGATATTTTGACCCAAGCGCAAGAATTATACGCAGATGGGAAGAAGGGTCAATTTAATTTGATGGCAGAATGGGAGGCTCTCCGCGATCAACCACGTTACAGTAGTCAAGCAGGAGGAAGT CGTAGAAATATAATATTGGAGGGTAGCGCACCTCGTGGTAGAAAATATTTCAGTAGAGATCATGCAGGGGCAAACCAAAGGCTAAttgacgactactttgccaatgagcctacatacgacgatggaatattccgtcgccggtaccggatgcaaaaacatttgttccttcgaatcgttgcggacctttcaagtagtgatagctacttcacccagcgagtcgatgcagcgaagaaagaaggtatatcgcccttagcaaaatgcaccacagcaatgcgaatgttagcatatggtgtggcagcagatgcagtcgacgagtacatcaaaataggagagactacagcattggagtgtgtacgtagattctgtaaaggaatcatacgattgtatgagcaagagtacatgagagcaccaacccaagaggacctgcaaagaatactacaggttagtgaaatgcgggggttcccaggcatgatcgggagtattgactgcatgcactgggagtggaaaaattgtcctaaagcatgggaaggtcaatttgctagaggggataagggaactaccacagttattcttgaagcagttgcatctcctgatctttggatctggcatgctttttttggatgtccgggaaccttgaacgatataaacgttctagaccggtcaccagtgtttgatgaattggaaCAGGGAAACGCTCCACGTGTGAATTTCATCGTGAaccaacgtccctataatatggcatactatctagctgatggtatctacccttcttatccaactttcgtcaagtctattagacttcctcaaactgaacccgataagtgctttgcaaaacatcaggagggatgtcggaaggacatcgaacgtgcatttggagtgcttcaagctcgttttaaaatcatccgtgaaccagctcgcttcTGGGACATaactgatttgggtatcatcatgaggtcatgcatcatattacataatatgattgttgaggatgaacgagatacatATGCTCAACgatggaccgattttgagcaagctgagggaagtggatctagtacaccgcaaccatactcgaccgaggtgttacccgcttttgcggatcacgtgcgtgctagatccgagttccgTGATCCAAATGTCCATCACCAACtacaagcagatctagtgaagcacatctgggcaaagtttggaatgtatgatgattaa